The Vibrio agarivorans genome window below encodes:
- a CDS encoding ATP-binding protein, with protein sequence MKRTLLENLLTWKGKPTRKPLLIDGARQTGKTFLLQELLGSTFENVLRIDFLESPELMEAFSGSLNPDDIITNIELLTGQTFEPSTDLLILDEIGECPRAVTALKYFAEKGPKAYVAASGSNIGLLTSFPVGKVEQHNLRPLTFREFLWASGEKALQKAFDQKLSSSAAHSKLIELLTDYYFVGGMPEAVNSWFENSQLSIIDRIEAVSEVHRNLIEGYMRDFGKYSGKVDAQLIESVFRSIPAQLSSVFDDSVKRFKFKGVHERKSRYAEYESAITWLHKCRLALKNHPIEGQPRAPLAAYQKENAVKLFLFDVGLLNHMLGTGYREIKQQGYEYKGYVAENYVQQEIAALGIEPSFSWGDARAEIELIIADDLGRIVPVEVKSGKRTRAKSLQSYIEKCKPHKTIKLTGTQSSPATEKEHIVMPLYYTEYLLDHLRELDKS encoded by the coding sequence ATGAAACGAACACTGCTTGAAAACCTACTAACCTGGAAAGGCAAGCCAACCAGGAAGCCTTTACTGATTGATGGAGCTAGACAAACTGGCAAAACATTCTTATTGCAGGAACTGTTAGGAAGTACATTCGAAAATGTCCTAAGGATCGATTTCTTAGAAAGTCCTGAGTTAATGGAAGCTTTTTCTGGCTCTCTAAATCCTGATGACATCATCACCAATATTGAACTCTTAACAGGGCAAACCTTCGAACCATCTACAGATCTACTTATTTTAGATGAAATTGGTGAATGCCCTAGAGCGGTTACCGCACTTAAATACTTTGCAGAAAAGGGTCCCAAAGCTTATGTTGCTGCAAGTGGTTCCAATATCGGATTGCTCACCTCCTTTCCTGTTGGAAAAGTTGAACAGCACAACTTAAGGCCACTGACTTTCAGGGAATTTTTGTGGGCATCTGGAGAAAAAGCTCTTCAAAAAGCGTTTGACCAAAAGCTGAGTTCTTCTGCGGCTCATTCCAAGTTAATCGAACTGCTAACTGATTATTACTTCGTTGGCGGCATGCCTGAAGCTGTAAACTCATGGTTCGAAAACTCTCAACTCAGCATCATTGACCGAATTGAAGCCGTCTCTGAAGTCCATCGAAACTTAATTGAGGGCTACATGCGTGATTTCGGAAAATACTCTGGAAAAGTAGATGCACAACTCATCGAGTCTGTATTTAGAAGCATCCCAGCCCAGTTATCTTCGGTATTCGATGACTCCGTTAAACGGTTCAAATTCAAGGGCGTTCACGAACGCAAATCTCGTTATGCTGAATATGAAAGTGCGATCACATGGCTTCACAAATGTCGACTTGCATTAAAGAATCACCCTATTGAAGGACAACCTCGTGCTCCTTTAGCTGCTTATCAGAAGGAAAATGCGGTTAAATTATTTCTCTTTGATGTAGGCCTGTTGAACCATATGCTCGGCACGGGTTACCGTGAAATCAAACAACAAGGCTATGAATACAAGGGGTATGTCGCAGAAAACTATGTTCAACAGGAAATCGCCGCACTAGGTATTGAACCAAGTTTCTCTTGGGGCGACGCAAGGGCTGAGATAGAGCTCATCATCGCTGACGACCTAGGCCGTATTGTGCCTGTAGAAGTAAAGAGCGGTAAGCGAACCCGTGCAAAATCATTGCAGTCTTACATCGAAAAGTGCAAGCCCCACAAGACGATCAAACTTACAGGTACTCAAAGCTCTCCAGCAACAGAGAAAGAGCACATAGTGATGCCACTTTACTACACTGAATACTTACTTGATCACCTAAGAGAGTTAGATAAAAGCTAA
- a CDS encoding Fic family protein, which yields MSGKYLSPPECPFNTIGDVLFEIGNQGLDPNDYTDFINPLSDDYHSFNEFRRRVKSGLEVKYCWWLTRLSRDSTLIELTPLEDKPLPPGLPEQVIQALLNSPDYIQHCRFNNLHEFGRVLSQIDRHTTHSAMLGILEQIGERAHFEHLANNLVDDEAISSSQLEGAATTTILAKEMIRKKRKPRTDDERMIFGNFDLMQIAWELRDESFSIELIRNLHKAGTKTLEQEKYTSGLFRTTDDVAVVDAEGEVVHQPPKHDDIERLLTRVVNWLNVNGNGVHPVIQAITLHFVIGYIHPFRDGNGRVARALFYWYMFKSGYTGFRYIAISALLKKAPIQYGVSYLDTEHDTLDLTYFIKYQLKVISRAIDEFISVYERAAHRMQGLEERYSGLEDIERKIIGFVSGEPRYRKKPTVTAREVENLLGISYNSAKQKLDDMATAGILKAEKIGKSTEYSLA from the coding sequence ATGTCAGGTAAGTATTTATCACCACCAGAGTGTCCGTTTAATACAATTGGTGACGTTTTGTTTGAGATTGGTAATCAAGGGCTTGATCCTAACGACTATACAGATTTCATCAATCCGCTATCTGATGATTACCATTCATTTAATGAGTTTAGGCGTAGGGTAAAGTCTGGCTTAGAAGTCAAATATTGTTGGTGGCTAACTCGTTTGTCTCGAGATAGTACCTTGATAGAGCTAACGCCATTAGAAGATAAACCATTGCCTCCAGGCTTACCTGAGCAAGTGATTCAAGCACTATTAAACTCTCCTGACTATATACAGCATTGCAGATTCAATAACTTGCACGAGTTTGGTCGCGTGTTATCACAGATTGATCGACATACCACGCATAGCGCAATGCTGGGCATCCTAGAGCAAATTGGTGAGCGGGCGCATTTTGAGCATTTAGCGAATAACCTAGTGGATGATGAGGCGATATCGAGTAGTCAATTAGAGGGCGCTGCTACGACGACAATCCTTGCGAAAGAAATGATTAGAAAAAAAAGGAAGCCTCGTACTGACGATGAACGAATGATTTTTGGAAATTTTGACTTAATGCAAATAGCTTGGGAGCTTAGGGATGAGTCGTTTAGCATTGAGTTAATCAGAAATTTACACAAGGCAGGAACGAAAACGCTAGAGCAAGAAAAATATACCTCAGGATTATTTAGAACGACGGATGATGTTGCAGTTGTTGATGCTGAAGGGGAGGTTGTTCATCAACCGCCTAAACATGATGATATTGAAAGATTACTCACTCGGGTCGTGAATTGGCTAAATGTTAATGGCAACGGTGTTCATCCTGTTATTCAAGCCATTACTCTTCATTTTGTTATCGGTTACATTCACCCGTTTCGAGATGGTAACGGGAGAGTCGCTAGGGCTTTGTTTTACTGGTATATGTTTAAATCTGGTTATACAGGCTTCCGTTATATTGCAATATCAGCATTACTTAAAAAAGCCCCAATTCAATATGGTGTGAGTTATCTAGACACGGAGCACGATACCTTAGACCTCACGTACTTCATTAAATATCAGCTAAAAGTTATCAGCCGTGCTATTGATGAGTTTATTTCCGTTTATGAACGAGCGGCACATCGAATGCAGGGGTTGGAAGAGCGATATTCTGGCTTAGAAGATATTGAGAGAAAGATTATAGGGTTTGTTTCTGGTGAGCCTCGCTATCGTAAAAAGCCAACAGTAACAGCGAGAGAAGTCGAGAATTTGCTAGGTATTAGCTACAACAGTGCGAAGCAAAAACTTGACGATATGGCTACAGCAGGAATACTAAAAGCTGAGAAAATTGGTAAATCCACAGAATATTCCTTAGCGTGA
- a CDS encoding endonuclease domain-containing protein, with the protein MKVFPRSLYEPSDTCGLCGRKLSGRTHTDHDHATGLIRGELHGTCNVHLGHWDKSGRWMFNKRSGITLNKVMGYLMREELKEVRYMYESKGAIAKRCWKVVASSSSKSEAKSRAIRKGLPWLWVWTLICQNGVKWDDDR; encoded by the coding sequence ATGAAAGTGTTTCCCCGTTCTCTTTATGAGCCTAGTGATACTTGCGGGTTATGTGGCAGGAAGTTGTCAGGTAGGACACATACAGACCATGACCATGCTACGGGGTTAATTAGGGGGGAGTTACATGGGACTTGTAATGTTCACTTGGGGCATTGGGATAAGTCTGGGCGTTGGATGTTCAACAAGCGGTCAGGCATAACCCTAAATAAGGTTATGGGGTATTTGATGCGAGAGGAGCTAAAAGAGGTGCGTTACATGTACGAATCAAAGGGGGCAATAGCAAAGCGTTGCTGGAAAGTGGTTGCTAGCTCAAGCTCGAAGAGTGAAGCCAAGAGCAGAGCAATTAGAAAGGGTTTGCCTTGGCTATGGGTATGGACGTTGATTTGTCAAAACGGAGTGAAGTGGGATGACGATAGATGA
- a CDS encoding recombinase family protein — MYFKANEVAKSKNKLVELSNGSVIELSRSEGGGIKAENPVTGDSFCYAQVSCVRRHLSQWEVEGRKAQQDKPEEAMQYKGQQIGYIRVSTAEQSTSRQLADVRLDKVFEEKVSAKTVDRPQLQACLEYVRDGDVLHVHSLDRICRSGAGDAVELVERMTAKGVSVQFHKEGMRFDGAMSAAQKGVLGILAAVAQMERELIKERQAEGIAAAKAAGKHIGRPKAQVTREDVQKLLDRGLPKAKAAKELGIGRATLYRLMNSES; from the coding sequence ATGTACTTCAAAGCAAACGAGGTAGCAAAGAGTAAGAACAAGCTAGTTGAGTTAAGCAACGGCTCGGTGATTGAGTTATCTAGGTCTGAGGGTGGAGGTATCAAAGCAGAGAACCCTGTCACAGGTGATTCTTTCTGCTATGCGCAGGTGAGCTGCGTCAGGCGCCACTTGAGCCAATGGGAGGTAGAGGGGCGTAAAGCGCAACAGGATAAGCCTGAGGAAGCGATGCAGTACAAGGGGCAGCAGATAGGCTACATCCGTGTTAGTACAGCAGAGCAGTCCACCAGCAGACAGTTAGCTGATGTGCGTTTAGATAAGGTGTTCGAGGAAAAGGTATCGGCTAAGACGGTAGATAGACCACAGCTACAGGCGTGCTTGGAGTACGTTAGGGATGGAGATGTATTGCATGTTCATAGCCTAGACCGTATTTGTCGTAGCGGTGCGGGTGATGCTGTTGAGCTGGTGGAAAGAATGACGGCTAAAGGCGTATCAGTACAGTTCCACAAAGAAGGAATGAGATTCGATGGTGCCATGAGTGCAGCACAGAAAGGCGTGTTAGGGATACTGGCAGCAGTGGCACAGATGGAAAGGGAGTTAATCAAAGAACGTCAGGCTGAGGGCATAGCAGCAGCCAAGGCTGCGGGTAAACACATAGGTAGACCGAAAGCACAGGTTACTAGAGAGGATGTGCAGAAGCTATTGGATAGAGGTCTGCCAAAAGCTAAAGCAGCCAAGGAGTTAGGGATAGGTAGGGCTACACTGTATAGATTGATGAACAGTGAGTCATGA
- a CDS encoding BRO-N domain-containing protein: MFDFLEYPSESGEYQIKTMIKDDEVLFLLTDVVRVISQETQTLNGQKTSNQAGLLKESVVALDDDERHSEVFVENGKEVQEHFVTETGVYRVVMRANSSGAKKFQKWVLKEVMPSIRRYGVYPPPEQEALPSTDDEVLLQLLDGQTKLAERQAKTSMIVSQFIRNTRARLDLIDEQFGKHSRNFRAQGRKLQSLNDRIVELEGVEDKGNKYFDVSEVLDSRGVDSRELEYVIALCEKVASEGKFEFLPSVNGDRFEQKFPMNVIEVAMGYANLTTSAD, encoded by the coding sequence ATGTTTGACTTTCTAGAGTACCCTAGTGAATCGGGTGAGTACCAAATCAAGACAATGATTAAAGATGATGAAGTGCTGTTTTTGCTGACGGATGTCGTGAGGGTTATTTCGCAAGAGACACAGACTTTGAATGGTCAGAAAACGTCAAATCAAGCAGGCTTGCTCAAAGAATCAGTCGTAGCACTAGATGATGATGAACGCCACAGTGAAGTCTTTGTTGAAAATGGCAAGGAAGTGCAAGAGCACTTTGTAACTGAGACTGGTGTCTATCGGGTTGTAATGCGAGCAAATAGCTCGGGTGCAAAGAAGTTTCAGAAGTGGGTGCTCAAAGAGGTCATGCCTTCAATCAGAAGATACGGAGTTTACCCGCCACCCGAACAGGAAGCACTTCCGAGTACGGATGATGAAGTATTGCTTCAATTGTTGGACGGACAAACAAAACTAGCAGAACGCCAAGCTAAAACGTCAATGATTGTTAGTCAATTCATACGAAATACTAGAGCACGGCTTGACCTTATTGATGAGCAGTTCGGCAAGCACTCCCGTAACTTCCGCGCACAAGGTCGCAAGTTACAATCTCTTAATGACCGCATAGTTGAGCTAGAAGGTGTTGAGGATAAGGGAAACAAGTACTTTGATGTTAGTGAGGTCTTGGATAGTAGAGGGGTTGACAGTAGAGAGCTGGAGTATGTTATTGCATTGTGTGAAAAAGTTGCTTCGGAAGGGAAGTTCGAGTTCTTACCGTCAGTTAACGGTGACAGGTTTGAGCAGAAATTCCCAATGAATGTAATAGAAGTAGCAATGGGTTATGCGAACCTAACTACGAGTGCCGACTAA
- the smpB gene encoding SsrA-binding protein SmpB yields MAKKKSKQKAGSNTIALNKKARHEYFIDDEIEAGLELQGWEVKSLRQGKANIAESYVFMRDGEAFVSGMTITPLNQASTHVVANPTRVRKLLLSRRELDNLLGRINREGMTLAALSLYWSRSWVKMKIGVAKGKKLHDKRTDLKEKDWAREKARVMKSSLR; encoded by the coding sequence ATGGCAAAGAAAAAATCAAAACAAAAAGCGGGTAGCAATACCATCGCTCTCAATAAGAAAGCTCGCCACGAATACTTCATCGATGATGAAATTGAAGCCGGCTTGGAGCTACAGGGCTGGGAAGTAAAATCACTTCGTCAGGGCAAAGCTAACATCGCAGAAAGTTACGTCTTCATGCGTGACGGAGAAGCGTTTGTCAGCGGTATGACGATTACTCCTCTTAATCAAGCATCAACACACGTGGTCGCAAACCCAACACGCGTCCGTAAACTTCTTTTAAGCCGTCGTGAGCTAGACAACCTTTTAGGTCGTATCAATCGCGAGGGTATGACTCTAGCTGCACTGTCTCTTTACTGGTCTCGTTCATGGGTGAAGATGAAGATCGGTGTTGCTAAGGGTAAAAAACTGCACGATAAGCGTACTGATCTAAAAGAAAAAGATTGGGCACGTGAGAAAGCGCGCGTAATGAAGAGCTCGCTGCGCTAA
- a CDS encoding SRPBCC family protein, translating to MKQVSRSALVSFSAEQMYDLVNDVSNYPEFLPGCSGSKVLDAGHEFMVASVDVAKAGISKTFTTNNTLLHGRSIVMDLVDGPFKSLTGGWYFTPLDDQACKVELKLEFEFSSKMIEMAFGKVFHELTNNMVNAFTKRAKQVYQCYEY from the coding sequence ATGAAGCAAGTCAGTCGTTCCGCATTAGTCAGTTTTAGTGCTGAACAGATGTATGACCTAGTCAATGATGTATCAAACTATCCTGAGTTTTTACCTGGTTGTTCGGGCTCGAAGGTGCTTGATGCGGGCCACGAATTTATGGTGGCGTCAGTAGATGTGGCGAAAGCCGGCATCAGCAAAACCTTTACTACGAACAATACATTGCTCCATGGCCGGTCGATTGTGATGGATCTGGTCGATGGACCGTTCAAGTCACTGACGGGTGGTTGGTACTTCACGCCACTTGATGACCAAGCTTGTAAGGTTGAGTTAAAACTTGAGTTTGAGTTTAGTAGCAAAATGATCGAGATGGCCTTTGGTAAAGTGTTTCATGAACTCACCAACAATATGGTGAATGCGTTTACTAAGCGTGCTAAGCAGGTGTACCAGTGTTATGAGTATTGA
- a CDS encoding RnfH family protein, with protein MSIESEMIHVEVVYALPHEQRVFTLVVNEKMTVEEIIEQSGVLKLYPEIDLAKNKVGVFSRNVKLDATVRDRDRIEIYRPLLADPKEIRRKRAEQAKASGAADPVTGGKPSPLRKSE; from the coding sequence ATGAGTATTGAATCGGAGATGATTCATGTTGAGGTGGTGTACGCACTTCCTCATGAGCAGCGTGTGTTTACCTTAGTGGTGAATGAAAAGATGACAGTTGAAGAGATTATCGAGCAGTCGGGCGTGTTAAAGCTATATCCAGAGATTGATTTAGCGAAGAACAAAGTTGGGGTATTTAGCCGCAACGTTAAGCTTGACGCAACAGTGCGTGATCGCGATCGAATTGAAATTTATCGCCCATTGTTGGCAGACCCGAAAGAGATTCGTCGCAAGCGAGCAGAGCAAGCAAAAGCCTCTGGCGCAGCGGATCCGGTCACGGGTGGTAAGCCGAGTCCTTTGCGAAAATCAGAATAG
- the bamE gene encoding outer membrane protein assembly factor BamE — protein sequence MQFKKWLIAVPLAMTMLTGCSLAEKLVYRIDINQGNYVEQEAVDKLRFGMTKEQVRFVLGSPMLIENGRPDTWYYIYHHTKGHEDSIQRDLVVNFDETGTLLDIKGDYIVGDSFYESLR from the coding sequence ATGCAGTTTAAGAAGTGGCTGATCGCTGTCCCACTTGCAATGACGATGTTAACGGGTTGCTCCTTAGCGGAAAAGCTGGTTTATCGAATCGATATTAACCAAGGCAACTATGTCGAGCAGGAAGCGGTAGACAAATTAAGATTTGGCATGACCAAAGAGCAAGTACGTTTCGTACTCGGCTCTCCAATGTTGATTGAGAATGGTCGTCCTGATACGTGGTATTACATTTATCACCACACCAAGGGTCATGAAGACTCTATCCAACGTGACCTCGTCGTTAACTTTGATGAAACAGGCACCCTGCTCGACATCAAGGGTGATTACATCGTTGGTGATAGCTTTTACGAAAGCTTGCGTTAA
- the recN gene encoding DNA repair protein RecN: MLAHLSVNNFAIVKALQLELAQGMTTITGETGAGKSIAIDALGLCLGGRAEAGMVRQGEEKTEVSAAFHLDNNIHATRWLEDNDLFDGNECILRRTITKEGRSRAFVNGSPVPLSQLKALGQLLINIHGQHAHHQLMKAEHQMAMLDQYAGHNNLLKATRNAYQAWRQADNNLKQLKENSQANLAQKQLLEYQIKELNELAINEDEFQELEQEHKRLSNSGELASSCQQAIELIYEGEEVNALGILQSASHTLIELAGLDEKLSELPNMLSEAMIQIEEANSELRNYLDSIDVDPARMAYVEERFSKIMSMSRKHHVMPEDLYQHHQDLLQQIEALDCSDEKLDGLALEVQEKYQVFLTNAEKLNKSRSRYAKELNKLITQSMHELSMEKAKFCIDVCNEMPHPSPLGMDTVTFLVSTNPGQPMQPIAKVASGGELSRISLAIQVITAQKVDTPSLIFDEVDVGISGPTAAVVGQMLRKLGESTQVLCVTHLPQVAGSGHQQLFVAKQTKGGKTETQMRQLDTEQRVSELARLLGGSEITESTLANAKELLIAA, from the coding sequence ATGCTGGCTCATTTAAGTGTAAACAATTTTGCTATCGTAAAAGCGCTACAGTTAGAGCTTGCCCAAGGCATGACCACCATTACAGGTGAGACGGGTGCGGGTAAATCCATTGCAATTGATGCTTTAGGTTTGTGTTTAGGCGGCCGTGCTGAGGCAGGCATGGTGCGACAAGGGGAAGAAAAAACCGAAGTCAGTGCCGCTTTTCACCTTGATAACAATATTCACGCGACCCGATGGCTAGAAGACAACGACCTATTCGATGGCAACGAATGTATTTTGCGCCGCACCATTACCAAAGAAGGACGCTCACGCGCTTTTGTTAATGGTAGCCCTGTGCCTCTTTCACAGCTTAAAGCGCTAGGTCAGCTGTTGATTAACATCCACGGTCAACATGCCCACCATCAGCTCATGAAGGCAGAACATCAAATGGCCATGCTTGATCAATATGCAGGTCATAACAATCTTCTGAAAGCGACTCGCAACGCATATCAAGCATGGCGACAGGCTGACAACAACCTCAAGCAATTGAAAGAGAACAGCCAAGCTAATTTGGCTCAAAAACAGTTACTTGAATATCAGATCAAAGAACTCAATGAGCTAGCGATCAATGAAGATGAATTCCAAGAGCTTGAGCAAGAGCACAAACGCTTATCAAACAGTGGTGAACTCGCCTCTTCCTGTCAGCAAGCCATTGAGCTTATCTATGAAGGCGAAGAAGTTAATGCGCTTGGTATTCTCCAGTCAGCCAGTCACACCTTGATTGAGCTTGCTGGGCTCGATGAAAAGCTCTCGGAGCTGCCAAATATGCTTTCGGAAGCCATGATTCAAATTGAGGAAGCCAACAGCGAGCTGCGCAACTACCTCGACAGCATTGATGTTGATCCGGCTCGAATGGCGTACGTTGAAGAACGTTTCTCAAAAATAATGTCGATGTCGCGCAAGCATCACGTGATGCCTGAAGATCTCTATCAGCATCACCAAGACTTGCTACAGCAAATTGAAGCGCTCGACTGCTCTGATGAAAAACTCGACGGGTTAGCTTTAGAAGTACAAGAGAAATATCAGGTCTTCCTAACTAACGCAGAAAAACTCAACAAATCTCGCAGCCGCTATGCCAAAGAGTTGAACAAGCTGATCACACAAAGCATGCATGAACTCAGCATGGAAAAAGCCAAGTTCTGTATCGATGTTTGCAATGAAATGCCGCATCCTTCTCCGCTTGGGATGGATACCGTCACCTTCCTTGTTTCAACTAACCCTGGTCAACCGATGCAGCCCATCGCCAAAGTCGCCTCTGGTGGTGAGCTGTCTCGTATTTCACTGGCAATTCAGGTCATCACCGCGCAAAAAGTCGATACGCCAAGCCTAATTTTCGATGAGGTCGATGTCGGTATCAGTGGCCCAACAGCAGCGGTCGTCGGACAAATGCTACGCAAACTGGGTGAATCAACTCAAGTACTCTGTGTCACACACTTGCCTCAAGTGGCAGGCAGTGGACACCAACAACTGTTTGTTGCTAAACAGACGAAAGGCGGCAAAACAGAAACTCAAATGCGTCAGCTCGACACCGAACAACGTGTTAGTGAATTGGCGAGATTGCTCGGCGGAAGTGAAATTACCGAAAGCACACTGGCTAACGCCAAAGAGCTGCTGATTGCTGCATAA
- a CDS encoding SLC13 family permease: MTNDQWTILAIMLGTMLMFLFGRWRHDMVAFGALLACVLASLVDPAQAFSGFGHPAVVTVACVLVLSQSLQNSGAVDVLARSILPTNAGQFLTLLTLMGLGALLSGFMNNVGAMALLMPVAIQLTEKLDLTPGQILMPLAFGTILGGMTTLIGTPPNLIVAGFREEAGLGSFSMFDFTPIGLAIALAGVVFIALVGWRLVPIRQKAGVEGFESGAYLTELRVGEASAAAGLRIREVEEKLTDVDVQIVGIVKNDVRIMAPNPWRQVEVDDIIILEADADALSDILSILGLELEQPEEPEKELTALERKEMSGDEPKADKKSEKKHDDEVSLMEFVVLPSSRLIGRLVYALQLQARYGINVLALSREGEQKRKRLRSMQLQSGDLLLLQGQIESMNQFAADNGCIPLAQRDLRIPNKRDVWVSSLIMLLAVALAAFGIMPAVISFSLGVLASLALGTIKPRKVYDCVDWSVIVLLGALIPVASAIESTGTADIIARLMIDNIAQGSPVIGLALILVVTMFLSDLMNNAATAAVMCPIALGTSSALGVSPDSFLMAVAIGASCAFLTPIGHQNNTLILGPGGFKFSDYWRLGLPLEILVIAISMPLLLLIWPL, from the coding sequence ATGACAAACGATCAATGGACGATCCTAGCGATCATGCTGGGCACGATGCTGATGTTCCTTTTTGGTCGTTGGCGACACGATATGGTGGCTTTTGGTGCCTTATTGGCGTGTGTATTAGCCAGCCTAGTTGACCCTGCGCAAGCATTTAGTGGGTTTGGTCATCCTGCGGTCGTCACTGTGGCTTGTGTGCTCGTTCTAAGTCAGAGTTTGCAAAACTCAGGTGCGGTTGATGTACTCGCTCGTTCAATTCTCCCAACCAATGCGGGACAATTCCTTACTCTGTTGACGTTAATGGGTTTAGGAGCGCTGCTTTCTGGGTTTATGAATAACGTAGGTGCGATGGCGCTGTTGATGCCTGTCGCGATTCAACTGACAGAAAAATTAGACCTTACACCCGGACAGATCCTGATGCCGCTGGCGTTTGGCACCATCTTAGGCGGCATGACCACGTTAATTGGGACCCCCCCAAACCTCATTGTGGCAGGCTTTCGCGAGGAGGCCGGACTCGGTAGTTTCAGCATGTTCGATTTCACCCCTATAGGTCTCGCGATAGCGCTGGCTGGCGTTGTATTTATTGCGCTGGTGGGCTGGCGTTTGGTTCCTATTCGACAAAAAGCAGGGGTTGAAGGTTTTGAGTCAGGGGCTTACTTAACCGAGCTGCGGGTGGGGGAAGCCAGTGCCGCAGCTGGCCTACGCATACGCGAGGTTGAAGAAAAGCTTACCGATGTTGATGTGCAAATTGTTGGTATCGTAAAAAATGATGTGCGGATCATGGCGCCTAACCCTTGGCGTCAAGTTGAGGTCGATGACATCATTATTTTGGAGGCAGATGCAGACGCGCTCAGTGACATTTTATCAATACTCGGTTTGGAGCTTGAGCAACCAGAGGAGCCTGAAAAGGAGTTGACCGCGCTAGAGCGCAAAGAGATGTCTGGAGATGAGCCAAAAGCGGATAAGAAATCAGAGAAGAAACACGATGATGAAGTGAGCTTGATGGAGTTTGTGGTGTTGCCAAGCTCACGTCTGATCGGGCGACTGGTTTATGCACTTCAGCTGCAAGCTCGATATGGTATTAACGTACTGGCTCTATCGCGAGAAGGCGAGCAAAAGCGTAAACGCCTACGTTCGATGCAACTGCAGTCGGGGGATTTGTTGCTGTTGCAAGGGCAAATAGAGTCAATGAATCAATTTGCCGCTGACAATGGTTGTATCCCTCTCGCTCAGCGCGATTTGCGTATCCCCAACAAACGAGACGTGTGGGTGTCTAGTTTAATAATGCTGCTCGCGGTTGCGCTTGCCGCGTTTGGCATTATGCCGGCGGTGATCTCATTTTCACTTGGTGTGTTGGCCTCTTTGGCGCTGGGTACGATCAAACCAAGAAAGGTGTATGACTGTGTTGATTGGTCTGTCATAGTGTTGCTTGGCGCGCTGATCCCTGTCGCGAGTGCAATCGAGAGCACCGGCACTGCCGACATCATTGCGCGTTTGATGATTGATAACATTGCACAAGGTAGCCCAGTGATCGGCCTTGCATTGATTTTAGTGGTGACGATGTTTTTGTCTGATTTGATGAACAATGCGGCGACGGCTGCCGTGATGTGCCCGATTGCGTTGGGTACATCGTCGGCTTTAGGGGTGAGTCCTGATTCATTTTTAATGGCCGTTGCGATTGGCGCTTCGTGTGCCTTCCTGACCCCTATTGGTCATCAGAATAACACGCTGATCCTCGGGCCGGGCGGCTTTAAATTCAGTGATTATTGGCGTTTGGGGTTGCCGCTTGAGATCTTGGTGATTGCTATTTCGATGCCACTGCTGCTGTTGATATGGCCGTTATAG